The Flavobacterium sp. 123 genome contains a region encoding:
- a CDS encoding DUF1573 domain-containing protein has translation MKKIITLIAFALISSLGFAQSGPKIEFLAKDNTIDYGKVSKSNDNGIRIFEFKNTGDAPLIITEVLSTCGCTVPTKPNEPIMPGKTGKIEVKYNMAPGPIRKTITVESNAVNYESGRVALKIKGEVIP, from the coding sequence ATGAAAAAGATAATCACTTTAATAGCGTTTGCATTGATTAGCAGCTTAGGTTTTGCGCAATCTGGTCCAAAAATTGAATTTTTAGCCAAAGACAATACTATTGATTACGGAAAAGTATCTAAAAGTAATGATAATGGTATTCGGATTTTTGAATTCAAAAACACTGGTGATGCCCCATTAATCATCACTGAGGTGCTATCTACCTGTGGCTGTACAGTTCCTACAAAACCTAATGAACCTATAATGCCTGGGAAAACAGGAAAAATAGAAGTTAAATATAATATGGCTCCAGGTCCAATTCGTAAAACCATAACTGTTGAATCAAATGCAGTTAATTACGAAAGCGGAAGGGTCGCATTAAAAATAAAAGGAGAAGTAATTCCTTAA
- a CDS encoding aspartyl protease family protein, translating into MKNSISIFLLLVFAIPLFAQEGFHFVDGKEKVSIPFKFINNLLFIPIKVNGIELNFLLDSGVEETILFSLEDKKEINFYNIEKITLRGLGSSDAVEGLKSTNNVLETHGIQATNYSLYVILDQSFNLSSHVGIPVNGIIGYHFLKTNLVEINYDKKKLIVYKNNEKNRKRLKQKFNEVPITLERNKPYVVTQMSLEGNNFPAKLLIDIGNSDALWLFQNLSESIKIPEKNFNDYLGQGFSGDVFGKRGRMDRFSMNGFEFKNPIVAFPDSSSIKNVKMVSGRLGSVGGEILRRFTLVFDYPNQFLYLKKNKEFNTPFMYNKSGIEMQHNGLQWVQETVKLETIPSESTGIDKNAINITNNFRYKFELKPIYQISNLRENSPAANSGLQKGDVVISINGAKAYRYSLQQINSLLKSEDDKWIAIEVERDSQILKFKFQLKDVL; encoded by the coding sequence ATGAAAAATTCAATTTCAATATTTTTATTGCTTGTTTTTGCTATTCCTCTTTTTGCACAAGAAGGTTTTCATTTTGTTGATGGAAAAGAAAAAGTAAGTATTCCTTTTAAATTTATCAATAATCTACTATTTATTCCCATTAAAGTTAACGGAATAGAGTTGAATTTTTTACTCGATTCCGGAGTAGAGGAAACTATTTTGTTTAGTCTAGAAGACAAAAAAGAAATTAATTTTTACAATATTGAAAAAATAACCCTGCGCGGTTTAGGTAGCTCTGATGCAGTTGAAGGTTTAAAATCTACTAATAATGTGCTAGAAACACACGGAATTCAAGCTACGAACTATTCGTTATATGTTATTTTAGATCAGTCGTTTAATCTCTCTTCTCATGTTGGGATACCAGTTAATGGAATCATTGGTTACCATTTTTTGAAAACGAATCTCGTCGAAATTAATTATGATAAAAAGAAACTTATTGTTTATAAAAATAACGAGAAAAATAGAAAGAGGTTAAAACAAAAATTCAATGAAGTTCCAATTACTTTAGAAAGAAATAAGCCCTATGTTGTAACTCAAATGTCACTTGAAGGAAATAATTTTCCGGCTAAATTATTAATTGATATTGGAAATAGTGATGCGCTTTGGCTTTTTCAAAATCTTTCAGAATCTATAAAAATTCCCGAAAAAAATTTCAATGATTATTTAGGGCAGGGTTTTAGTGGAGATGTTTTTGGAAAAAGAGGTCGAATGGATAGATTTTCTATGAATGGATTTGAATTTAAAAATCCTATAGTTGCTTTTCCAGATAGTTCTTCGATAAAAAATGTAAAAATGGTTTCTGGTCGATTAGGGTCAGTTGGTGGAGAAATATTAAGAAGATTTACATTGGTTTTTGATTATCCGAATCAGTTTTTGTACTTGAAAAAAAACAAAGAATTTAATACTCCTTTTATGTATAATAAAAGTGGTATTGAAATGCAACATAATGGTTTGCAATGGGTTCAAGAAACGGTTAAGCTTGAAACAATTCCTTCAGAATCAACAGGAATAGATAAAAATGCAATTAATATAACCAATAATTTCAGGTATAAATTTGAATTAAAGCCTATTTATCAGATTTCAAATCTTAGAGAAAATTCTCCAGCAGCTAATTCTGGGTTACAAAAAGGAGATGTTGTTATTAGTATCAATGGTGCAAAAGCATATAGATATTCGCTACAGCAAATCAATTCGCTTTTAAAATCAGAGGATGATAAATGGATTGCAATTGAAGTGGAGAGAGATAGTCAAATTTTGAAATTCAAATTTCAACTTAAAGATGTTTTATAA
- a CDS encoding pyridoxal phosphate-dependent aminotransferase codes for MPNISNRGKLMPESPIRKLAPFAEMAKKKGHKVYHLNIGQPDIKSPEIAIEAIKNIDLTIIEYGPSAGYESYRKKLAGFYTKQNVKVATEDIMITTGGSEALLFALGSIMDQGDEIIIPEPFYANYSAFSAESGATVIPAVSTIENGFALPPIEEFEKLITPKTKAILICNPSNPTGHLYSESEILQLGKLAKQYDLFLIADEVYREFIYDEDIHYSVMNLEGLEQNVIMIDSVSKRYSMCGARIGCMVTKNKEVISAAMKFAQARLCPPTIEQIACEAAIDTPQSYFDEVISEYKERRDTLISELNKIEGVIVTKPKAAFYCIAQLPVDNTDDFAQWLLESYDLNGETVMVAPAAGFYSTPGIGTNQVRIAYVLNKEDLTSAVRILKEAIPAYNSRATKN; via the coding sequence ATGCCAAATATATCCAACAGAGGCAAACTAATGCCCGAATCACCCATACGAAAATTGGCTCCTTTTGCTGAAATGGCAAAAAAAAAGGGTCATAAAGTATACCATTTGAATATAGGTCAACCCGATATAAAAAGTCCAGAAATAGCCATTGAAGCCATTAAAAATATTGACTTAACTATTATTGAATACGGCCCTTCTGCTGGTTATGAAAGTTATAGAAAAAAATTAGCGGGATTTTACACCAAACAAAACGTAAAAGTAGCTACTGAGGATATCATGATAACCACAGGTGGATCTGAAGCGCTTTTATTTGCTTTAGGAAGCATAATGGATCAGGGAGATGAAATCATTATTCCAGAACCTTTTTACGCTAATTATAGTGCCTTTTCAGCAGAATCTGGCGCTACCGTAATACCCGCAGTTTCAACAATTGAAAACGGATTTGCGTTGCCTCCAATTGAAGAATTTGAGAAACTTATTACGCCTAAAACAAAAGCAATTTTAATTTGTAATCCAAGTAACCCAACTGGGCATTTATATTCTGAATCAGAAATCCTACAATTAGGAAAACTGGCTAAACAATATGATTTGTTTTTGATTGCGGATGAAGTTTATAGAGAATTCATATACGATGAAGACATTCATTATTCCGTTATGAATCTTGAAGGATTAGAACAAAATGTCATCATGATAGATTCAGTTTCCAAGCGTTACAGCATGTGTGGAGCAAGAATTGGGTGCATGGTTACAAAAAACAAAGAGGTAATTTCAGCAGCTATGAAATTTGCTCAGGCTCGTTTGTGTCCGCCAACAATTGAGCAAATAGCTTGTGAAGCAGCAATCGACACACCTCAAAGTTATTTTGACGAGGTAATTTCAGAATATAAAGAAAGAAGAGATACTCTAATTTCAGAATTGAATAAAATAGAAGGTGTAATTGTGACTAAACCTAAAGCTGCATTTTACTGTATTGCGCAACTTCCAGTTGACAATACAGATGATTTTGCACAATGGCTTTTAGAAAGTTATGATTTGAATGGCGAAACTGTTATGGTTGCTCCTGCAGCTGGTTTTTATTCGACACCAGGAATTGGGACAAATCAAGTACGTATTGCTTATGTCCTTAACAAGGAGGATTTAACTAGTGCTGTTCGCATTCTAAAAGAAGCAATTCCTGCTTACAATTCGAGAGCTACCAAAAATTAA
- the folE gene encoding GTP cyclohydrolase I FolE: MINNEEFQDEIGNNHIGTSAKNPIRDDAFAIADEEKIEKIKKDVENILVTLGMDLTDDSLKGTPNRVAKMFVKEIFGGLNPNKKPKASTFENNYKYGEMLVEKNIIVYSTCEHHLLPIIGRAHVAYISNGTVIGLSKMNRIVEYYSKRPQVQERLTMQIVQELQIALGTEDVACVIDAKHLCVNSRGINDIESSTVTSEFGGKFKDVQTKREFLDYIKLETKF, from the coding sequence ATGATAAATAACGAAGAATTTCAAGACGAAATAGGAAACAATCATATCGGAACGAGTGCAAAAAATCCAATCCGAGATGATGCATTTGCTATTGCTGATGAAGAAAAAATTGAAAAAATAAAAAAAGATGTTGAAAACATTCTAGTTACACTTGGAATGGATTTGACAGATGATAGTTTGAAAGGCACTCCTAATCGTGTGGCTAAAATGTTTGTAAAAGAGATTTTTGGAGGTTTAAATCCAAATAAAAAGCCAAAAGCTTCTACATTCGAGAACAACTATAAATATGGCGAAATGTTAGTTGAAAAAAACATTATCGTCTACTCTACATGTGAACATCATTTATTACCAATTATAGGAAGAGCACATGTGGCTTATATTTCTAATGGAACTGTAATTGGACTTTCAAAAATGAATCGAATAGTTGAATATTATTCAAAAAGACCTCAAGTTCAAGAGCGTTTAACCATGCAAATTGTACAGGAATTACAAATCGCTTTAGGAACAGAAGATGTGGCTTGCGTTATTGATGCCAAACATCTTTGTGTGAATTCAAGAGGAATCAACGATATTGAAAGTAGCACCGTGACTTCAGAATTTGGTGGAAAATTTAAAGATGTTCAAACAAAAAGAGAGTTTTTGGATTACATTAAATTAGAAACAAAATTCTAG